From the Agromyces laixinhei genome, the window CGCCGAGCGGGTGTGGAGGACGAGTTGACCGCGGCACAGCACGCGCCGAGACGGTGATCGTGGGGTCGCGCCACGGGTGATGCAGTGATGCAGATCGGATGATGCTATGATGCACCTGTGCGCACCACCATCACGTTGACCGCCGACGCCGACGCACTCGTGCGCCGGGTCATGCGTGAACGCGGGCTCTCGTTCAGAGACGCGGTGAATTTCGCGATCATCGCGGGGCTCGCCCCTGTCGACCGATCAGCGGCCGTCGAGACCCCGACGTTCGACCTCGGCCGGGCACGGCTGCCGCTCGACCGCGCGATCGCCCTCGCCGCCGAGCTCGAAGACGAGCAGCTGCTGCGCAAGCGGGAGCAGGGCAAGTGAGACCCGGGCGTCCGTATCGATCGGGAGGCAGCGCGCGATGAGACTCGTCGATGCGAACGTCCTGCTCTACGCGGTCGATCGCGGGGCCGACCATCACCGCGCGGCCAAGACCTGGCTCGACGCGGCGCTCCGCGGGCCTCAGACCGTGCTGTTGCCCTGGGTCAGCGTGCTCGCGTTCGTGCGCCTGGTGAGTCATCCGTCGGTGTACGAGCATCCGCTGCCGGTGTCCGACGCGCTCGACGTGGTCGACACGTGGCTCGCTGCCCCCTCGGTCGTCACACCCGAGCCTGATGCACGCCACCTGGCGCGCATCCGCGAACTGCTGGGTGCTACCGG encodes:
- a CDS encoding antitoxin; amino-acid sequence: MRTTITLTADADALVRRVMRERGLSFRDAVNFAIIAGLAPVDRSAAVETPTFDLGRARLPLDRAIALAAELEDEQLLRKREQGK
- a CDS encoding TA system VapC family ribonuclease toxin, whose product is MRLVDANVLLYAVDRGADHHRAAKTWLDAALRGPQTVLLPWVSVLAFVRLVSHPSVYEHPLPVSDALDVVDTWLAAPSVVTPEPDARHLARIRELLGATGRGGNLVNDAHLAALALQHRATVITFDNDFGRFPDVLWERPTA